In one Pseudarthrobacter sp. NBSH8 genomic region, the following are encoded:
- a CDS encoding HNH endonuclease family protein, translating into MFISAALLKDITINRSAATKALTLLTSLFLASALAGCDAAAQAATQAANKVAEAVREAPPSGDSGESSVSPADVATALAQLETIPVKGRAPKTGYSREEFGPAWADVDRNGCDTRNDILARDLEGETFKPGTQNCVVATGTLADKYTGTTINFVRGNTTSSAVQIDHLIALSDAWQKGAQQLSAEQRRQLANDPLNLMAADGPANSAKGDKDAATWLPPNKAFRCEYVARQTAVKANYSLWVTQAEHDAIAGILTACS; encoded by the coding sequence GTGTTCATCTCCGCCGCACTCCTGAAGGACATAACCATCAACCGCTCCGCCGCCACCAAAGCACTGACTCTGTTGACCAGTCTGTTTCTCGCCAGTGCCCTGGCCGGTTGTGACGCCGCAGCCCAGGCCGCGACGCAGGCCGCAAACAAGGTGGCCGAAGCGGTCAGGGAAGCGCCGCCGTCGGGCGACTCCGGCGAATCATCGGTGAGCCCAGCCGACGTGGCAACGGCTCTCGCCCAGCTGGAAACCATCCCGGTGAAGGGGCGCGCACCCAAAACCGGCTACAGCCGCGAGGAATTCGGCCCCGCGTGGGCCGACGTCGACCGAAATGGCTGCGACACGAGAAACGACATCCTCGCCAGGGACCTCGAAGGTGAGACGTTCAAGCCCGGTACACAAAACTGCGTCGTTGCCACCGGTACGCTGGCCGATAAGTACACCGGCACAACCATCAACTTCGTCCGCGGCAACACCACCAGCTCCGCCGTCCAGATCGACCACCTCATCGCCCTCAGCGACGCCTGGCAGAAGGGCGCCCAGCAGCTCAGTGCCGAACAGCGCAGGCAGCTGGCCAACGATCCCCTGAACCTGATGGCTGCGGACGGGCCTGCCAACAGCGCCAAGGGCGACAAGGATGCGGCCACCTGGCTCCCGCCAAACAAGGCGTTCCGGTGCGAATACGTAGCCCGCCAGACCGCCGTGAAGGCCAACTACAGCCTGTGGGTCACCCAAGCCGAGCATGATGCGATCGCCGGTATCCTGACAGCCTGCAGTTAG
- a CDS encoding HNH endonuclease signature motif containing protein has translation MDNTVGAEILETIAASALQLAGVLRGTSADPAADLAAGSAASPAAIGPPATDPADSPSVTGPSARCGDLARRQAELCLTVLSGTVGMEAMFAAVKVHAASGYDEAAQTIAAPITSPQEQTAQDMGIVAEVACALTVSERTGSALLGEPHRLTTALPLTLAALEAGNISWQHARIVVDETVNLDPTGAAALEAHFLDPDAPNPARNPAGEMVPSRFRHKARTWRERHHPDSIEKRHTRSAADRRLEYSPDRDGMAWLSAYLPADQASGIWDRATTAARALQGPTESRTLTQLRADSVAAWLLGGQANLIPSPKAQVLVTVPVFALMGLTDEPAMLDGYGPIPPSMARQLIADSADSFHRVLTDPRDGAPLEIGRDSYRIPKAMRQWLRLRDGKCPFPGCSNQSLDNEADHLLAWRQGGNTGISNLGQPCPKHHRLKHTTPWKPSTASSTDPPGWISPTGRHYASEHPDWEPPIWPNQVVNQLPHKEPGPALPESHLPADPEPGSEPKWLRRLQEAEPAPFPSVPDFFWLTHQPGAGAAPPVPCANTG, from the coding sequence ATGGACAACACGGTAGGGGCAGAGATTCTGGAGACCATCGCGGCCTCTGCTTTGCAGCTGGCCGGGGTGCTTCGAGGGACGTCCGCGGATCCGGCCGCTGACCTGGCCGCGGGCTCGGCCGCCAGCCCGGCGGCAATTGGTCCGCCTGCAACTGATCCGGCCGATTCCCCTTCAGTGACTGGTCCATCCGCCAGGTGTGGGGACTTGGCTCGCCGGCAGGCTGAGCTTTGCCTGACCGTCCTGTCGGGGACCGTGGGGATGGAAGCCATGTTCGCAGCCGTGAAGGTCCATGCCGCCAGCGGTTACGACGAGGCCGCTCAAACCATCGCGGCCCCCATCACTTCCCCCCAGGAGCAGACCGCCCAGGACATGGGCATCGTGGCCGAGGTCGCCTGCGCCCTGACCGTCAGTGAACGCACGGGCAGCGCGCTGCTGGGCGAACCGCACCGCCTGACCACCGCCCTGCCGCTGACGCTGGCCGCCCTGGAAGCCGGGAACATTTCCTGGCAGCATGCCCGGATCGTTGTCGACGAAACGGTCAATCTGGATCCCACGGGTGCGGCGGCGTTGGAGGCGCACTTCCTGGACCCTGATGCACCCAACCCGGCGCGGAACCCGGCCGGAGAAATGGTGCCGTCCCGGTTCCGTCACAAGGCCCGGACCTGGCGCGAACGCCACCACCCGGACAGCATCGAAAAACGCCACACCCGCAGCGCGGCGGACCGGCGGCTGGAGTACTCCCCGGACCGGGACGGCATGGCTTGGCTCTCCGCCTACCTCCCTGCCGATCAGGCCTCCGGGATCTGGGACCGCGCCACCACCGCCGCCCGCGCCCTGCAGGGCCCCACCGAGTCCAGGACCCTCACCCAACTCCGCGCCGACAGCGTCGCAGCTTGGCTTCTGGGCGGGCAGGCCAATCTGATCCCGTCACCCAAGGCGCAAGTGCTGGTCACAGTGCCGGTCTTTGCGCTGATGGGCCTGACTGATGAACCCGCGATGCTCGATGGGTACGGCCCAATTCCGCCATCCATGGCCCGCCAGCTGATTGCCGACAGCGCCGATTCATTCCACCGCGTCCTGACCGACCCCCGCGACGGAGCACCGCTGGAAATCGGCCGTGACAGCTACCGGATACCCAAAGCGATGCGCCAATGGCTTAGATTGCGGGATGGGAAGTGCCCGTTCCCCGGCTGCAGCAACCAGTCCCTGGACAACGAAGCCGACCACCTCCTCGCCTGGCGCCAGGGCGGAAACACCGGGATCAGCAATCTCGGTCAGCCTTGCCCCAAGCACCACCGGCTCAAACACACCACGCCCTGGAAACCCAGCACGGCGAGTTCCACCGACCCGCCCGGCTGGATATCACCCACGGGCCGCCACTACGCCAGCGAACACCCCGACTGGGAACCACCCATCTGGCCAAACCAGGTAGTGAACCAACTCCCCCACAAGGAACCTGGCCCCGCCCTGCCCGAAAGCCATCTGCCGGCAGACCCAGAGCCGGGGTCAGAGCCGAAATGGCTGCGCCGCCTCCAAGAAGCAGAGCCGGCACCATTCCCATCCGTACCCGATTTCTTCTGGCTGACCCATCAGCCCGGGGCCGGTGCGGCACCTCCAGTCCCCTGCGCTAACACTGGCTAA
- a CDS encoding ammonium transporter, with the protein MDSGNVAWILASSALVCMMIPALALFYGGMVGSRRILNMMMMMCFGGASLVAVLWALFGYSMAFGNSVGGLGLIGDITEFPGMGQLLAADEAASIPVVLFAAFQLFFACVTTALVAGAAAGRMKFGAWMLFAGIWATIVYFPIAHWVFAFSSADGSVTGGWIASGIKAIDFAGGTAVHMNAGAAALALALVLGKSSGWPKMEHTKPHSRPLVLVGAGLLWVGWFGFNAGSALSAGQSASVVFLNTAVAASAGLLAWALVERLRHGAATSMGAASGLISALVAITPACGAVSPLGALAIGAIAGAVCSLAIELKFRLGYDDSLDVVGVHLVGGIIGTLLVGLFATDAAPNAVNGLFYGGGVELLGVQALATVTVLAYSFGITWILAKILDRLTGLRIKPEDEMRGIDIAAHSELAYLTDEDPVELGSPQRA; encoded by the coding sequence ATGGATTCGGGAAATGTCGCTTGGATTCTGGCCAGCTCAGCGCTGGTCTGTATGATGATCCCTGCCCTGGCCCTGTTTTACGGGGGCATGGTGGGGTCTCGTCGCATTCTCAACATGATGATGATGATGTGCTTTGGTGGCGCGAGCCTAGTGGCGGTACTCTGGGCGCTCTTCGGCTATTCCATGGCCTTCGGAAACTCCGTGGGCGGCCTCGGACTCATCGGGGACATCACTGAATTCCCGGGCATGGGACAGTTGCTCGCCGCAGACGAGGCAGCCTCCATTCCGGTGGTCCTGTTCGCCGCTTTCCAATTGTTCTTCGCCTGTGTCACCACGGCCCTGGTTGCGGGAGCGGCAGCCGGACGTATGAAGTTCGGCGCCTGGATGCTGTTTGCCGGAATCTGGGCAACCATCGTCTACTTCCCCATTGCACACTGGGTGTTCGCTTTCTCCTCTGCTGACGGCAGCGTCACGGGCGGCTGGATTGCCAGCGGCATCAAGGCAATCGACTTCGCCGGTGGAACCGCCGTGCACATGAACGCCGGCGCCGCGGCGCTTGCACTGGCACTCGTGCTCGGCAAGAGCTCCGGCTGGCCCAAGATGGAGCACACCAAGCCGCACAGCCGACCGCTTGTGCTCGTTGGTGCGGGACTGCTCTGGGTGGGCTGGTTCGGCTTCAACGCAGGCTCCGCACTCTCGGCCGGGCAGTCCGCTTCCGTCGTGTTCCTGAACACCGCGGTGGCAGCTTCTGCCGGGCTCCTCGCCTGGGCGCTGGTTGAGCGACTCCGCCACGGCGCAGCCACCAGCATGGGAGCGGCATCCGGCCTGATCTCGGCCCTGGTTGCCATTACGCCTGCTTGCGGCGCGGTCAGCCCGCTGGGTGCACTGGCCATCGGCGCGATCGCCGGTGCCGTCTGCTCGCTCGCCATCGAACTGAAGTTCCGCCTGGGCTACGACGATTCGCTCGACGTCGTTGGCGTTCACCTCGTGGGCGGCATCATCGGCACCCTGTTGGTCGGCCTGTTTGCCACCGATGCTGCTCCGAACGCCGTCAACGGCCTGTTCTATGGCGGCGGCGTTGAATTGCTGGGTGTCCAGGCGCTGGCCACAGTCACGGTCCTGGCGTACTCGTTCGGCATCACGTGGATCCTGGCCAAGATCCTCGACCGCCTTACCGGCCTGCGGATCAAGCCTGAGGACGAAATGCGCGGTATCGACATCGCAGCCCACTCGGAACTTGCCTACCTCACTGATGAAGACCCAGTGGAGCTCGGTTCGCCGCAGCGGGCCTGA
- the gdhA gene encoding NADP-specific glutamate dehydrogenase yields the protein MDARLEAIRNTVLARNPGEAEFHQAVTEVFESLGPVHDRHPELLEAAILERLCEPERQIIFRVPWTDDSGRVQINRGFRVEFNSALGPYKGGLRFHPSVYLGIVKFLGFEQIFKNALTGMPIGGGKGGSDFDPRGRSDAEVMRFCQSFMTELYRHIGEYTDVPAGDIGVGSREIGYLFGQYKRITNRYESGVLTGKGMSWGGSLVRPEATGYGTVIFTQEMLKTRGSSFDGQRVVVSGSGNVAINAIAKAQTLGASVVACSDSSGYIVDEAGIDVALLREVKEVERGRLKDYAVRRPGVSYVEAGSVWDVDATVALPCATQNELDGDAAARLVRNGLVAVGEGANMPSTRDAVSVFQDSGVLFGPGKAANAGGVATSALEMQQNASRDSWSFEHTEQRLTEIMVGIHHRCASTADEYGDPGNYVLGANIGGFVKVADAMLAQGLI from the coding sequence GTGGACGCTCGGCTTGAGGCCATCCGGAATACGGTACTGGCGCGGAACCCCGGTGAAGCTGAATTCCACCAGGCGGTGACCGAGGTTTTTGAGAGCCTTGGCCCTGTCCACGACCGGCACCCCGAGTTGCTTGAAGCCGCCATCCTGGAGCGGCTCTGCGAGCCCGAACGCCAGATCATCTTCCGTGTTCCGTGGACCGACGACTCCGGGCGCGTGCAGATCAACCGCGGCTTCCGGGTCGAATTCAACTCCGCCCTCGGCCCCTACAAGGGCGGCCTGCGGTTCCACCCCTCTGTCTATCTGGGCATTGTGAAGTTCCTGGGCTTCGAGCAGATCTTCAAGAACGCCCTCACCGGCATGCCCATCGGCGGGGGCAAGGGCGGCTCGGATTTCGATCCGCGCGGCCGCAGCGATGCCGAAGTGATGCGGTTCTGCCAGTCGTTCATGACCGAGCTCTACCGGCACATCGGCGAGTACACCGATGTGCCGGCCGGTGATATCGGCGTCGGCAGCCGTGAAATCGGGTACCTCTTTGGGCAGTACAAGCGCATCACCAACCGCTACGAATCCGGCGTCCTCACCGGCAAAGGCATGTCCTGGGGCGGTTCGCTGGTGCGGCCGGAGGCCACCGGCTATGGCACTGTCATCTTCACCCAGGAGATGCTGAAAACCCGTGGCTCGTCCTTCGACGGGCAGCGCGTGGTGGTGTCAGGTTCGGGCAACGTGGCCATCAACGCCATTGCCAAAGCGCAGACGCTCGGCGCCAGCGTGGTGGCTTGCTCCGACTCCTCCGGCTACATCGTGGATGAGGCGGGCATCGACGTCGCGCTTCTTCGTGAGGTGAAGGAAGTTGAACGCGGACGCCTCAAGGATTACGCGGTGCGCCGTCCCGGCGTTTCCTATGTGGAAGCCGGATCGGTGTGGGATGTCGACGCCACGGTGGCGCTGCCGTGCGCCACGCAGAACGAGCTCGACGGCGATGCTGCCGCGCGGTTGGTCCGCAACGGCCTGGTCGCGGTCGGCGAAGGCGCCAACATGCCCTCCACCCGTGACGCAGTCTCGGTGTTCCAGGATTCCGGTGTGCTGTTCGGGCCGGGTAAGGCCGCGAACGCAGGCGGCGTGGCGACATCGGCGCTTGAGATGCAGCAGAACGCCAGCCGCGATTCCTGGTCCTTCGAACACACGGAGCAGCGGCTCACCGAGATCATGGTGGGCATCCACCACCGCTGTGCATCAACCGCGGACGAGTATGGCGATCCCGGTAACTACGTGCTGGGCGCCAACATCGGCGGGTTTGTCAAGGTGGCTGACGCCATGCTCGCGCAGGGGCTTATCTAG
- a CDS encoding prephenate dehydratase — MAQKIAYQGEPGANSNIACMQMFPQLESVPCASFEDAFELVSNGEAELAMIPIENSIAGRVADIHILLPQSHLQIVGEFFLPIHFDLLGIPGSTIEAATEVHSHIHALGQCRRLIREARLRPVIAGDTAGSAREVREWNDPTKLSLAPPLAAEIYGLEVLASRVEDDPSNTTRFVVLAREKELPTREELPGPAVTSFVFRVRNVPSALFKALGGFATNGVNMTRLESYMVGDEFAATMFMVDVEGHPEDVPLRLALEELDFFTTEVRILGVYTAAGFRTAQTVTP, encoded by the coding sequence ATGGCCCAGAAGATTGCGTACCAGGGTGAGCCCGGCGCCAACTCCAATATCGCGTGCATGCAGATGTTCCCCCAGCTGGAAAGCGTTCCCTGCGCCAGCTTCGAGGACGCCTTCGAGCTGGTATCCAACGGCGAGGCGGAGCTGGCAATGATTCCGATTGAGAACTCGATCGCCGGCCGGGTGGCGGACATCCATATTCTGCTCCCCCAGTCGCACCTGCAGATCGTGGGCGAGTTCTTCCTGCCCATCCACTTTGACCTGCTGGGCATTCCGGGCAGCACCATCGAGGCCGCCACCGAGGTCCACAGCCACATCCACGCCCTGGGCCAATGCCGCCGCCTGATCCGTGAAGCCAGGCTGCGTCCGGTCATCGCCGGTGACACTGCCGGGTCCGCCCGGGAGGTCCGGGAGTGGAACGACCCCACCAAGCTGTCCCTCGCTCCCCCGCTCGCGGCCGAGATCTACGGCCTCGAAGTGCTGGCGTCACGGGTCGAGGATGACCCGTCCAACACCACCCGCTTTGTGGTCCTGGCGCGGGAGAAGGAACTGCCCACCCGGGAAGAACTGCCCGGACCGGCGGTGACCAGCTTTGTGTTCCGCGTCCGGAACGTCCCGTCGGCGCTGTTCAAGGCCCTGGGTGGGTTCGCTACCAACGGCGTGAACATGACGCGGCTGGAGAGCTACATGGTGGGCGACGAATTCGCCGCCACGATGTTCATGGTGGACGTCGAAGGCCACCCCGAGGACGTGCCGTTGCGCCTGGCCCTTGAGGAGCTGGACTTCTTCACCACCGAAGTCCGCATCCTGGGTGTCTATACCGCTGCCGGGTTCCGGACCGCGCAAACGGTCACTCCCTGA
- the betT gene encoding choline BCCT transporter BetT, with translation MAEQGDARHTQDGSPKKLIPRTQLGGTDRRHNGPDFQNRPPVSSHELSEAPAELIQDRGPRVNWRVFIIASAIIIAFSIWAMLTPTGAAGTMKTVVAWVAESLGWFYVLTVTVVIGFVLWVALSKEGSVRLGPDHSRPQYKLFTWVAMLFAAGVGIDMLFFSVTGPISQYMNPPAGQGQTPAAAQDAVVWTMFHYGVAGWAMYALLGMAMGYFAYRWGMPLSIRAALYPLLGKRVRGGIGDAIDIVTLVGTVFGVATSMGIGVVLLNVGFALLFGLEQGLALQIALVIVAVVLTIAACTSGVDKGIRWISELNIWSSAAMLLYILVTGQTSFLLNSLVENIGRFIFTLPDRTLQTFAYEEGGSEWMAGWTLFFWAFWLAWGPFVGLFLARISRGRTLREFVIAAITAPVLCDFLIVSIFGNSAMHEVLSGNTEFAQLAIDSPEQGWYALLGMFPGAGFLIGLGTLSGVLFYLTSANSGAMVMSNFSSTIPDPSQDGAKWLRIFWAALTAVLTIAMLVAGGVTTMEYATLIFALPVTIIAWLVMASFSKALRMERAEREGQVLRRQAMAVHGGHVRDRTWRQRLAGIRSYPSKKEVALFMEGTAQPALAELVGEFIAQGHHATLDIVANEHPGISSYALLVTIPDHRDFLYQVQAVEAPVPIFGGRMSRETDVYYRVEVFAQTGSEGYDLMGVTHQQMIDDVLDRYEAHLGFLT, from the coding sequence ATGGCCGAACAAGGAGACGCGCGTCACACCCAGGACGGGTCACCGAAGAAGCTGATCCCGCGCACCCAACTCGGCGGCACGGACCGGCGGCACAACGGCCCCGACTTCCAAAACCGCCCTCCCGTCTCCAGCCACGAACTGAGCGAGGCGCCCGCCGAACTCATTCAGGACCGCGGGCCCAGGGTCAACTGGCGCGTCTTCATCATCGCCTCAGCCATCATCATCGCCTTCTCTATCTGGGCGATGCTCACGCCGACGGGTGCGGCCGGCACCATGAAGACGGTGGTGGCCTGGGTCGCGGAGAGCCTCGGCTGGTTTTACGTCCTCACCGTCACAGTGGTGATCGGGTTTGTGCTGTGGGTGGCACTGTCCAAGGAAGGCTCGGTCCGGCTCGGTCCGGACCACTCCCGCCCGCAGTACAAGCTTTTCACGTGGGTGGCCATGCTGTTCGCGGCCGGAGTGGGCATCGACATGCTTTTCTTCTCGGTGACCGGGCCCATTAGCCAGTACATGAACCCGCCTGCGGGCCAGGGACAGACGCCGGCGGCGGCCCAGGACGCCGTGGTGTGGACCATGTTCCACTATGGCGTGGCCGGCTGGGCCATGTATGCGCTCCTCGGTATGGCCATGGGGTACTTCGCTTACCGCTGGGGCATGCCGCTGTCCATCAGGGCGGCCCTGTATCCGTTGCTGGGCAAGCGGGTCCGGGGCGGGATCGGCGACGCGATCGACATCGTCACCCTCGTCGGCACTGTCTTCGGCGTGGCCACGTCCATGGGGATCGGCGTGGTGTTGCTGAATGTCGGTTTCGCCTTGTTGTTCGGCCTGGAGCAAGGCCTGGCCCTGCAGATCGCGTTGGTGATTGTTGCCGTCGTCCTGACGATCGCGGCGTGCACGTCGGGGGTTGACAAAGGGATCCGCTGGATTTCCGAGTTGAATATCTGGAGCTCCGCGGCCATGCTGCTTTACATCCTGGTGACCGGCCAGACCTCCTTCCTGCTCAACTCGTTGGTGGAGAACATCGGCCGGTTTATCTTCACCCTGCCCGACCGCACCCTGCAGACCTTTGCGTACGAGGAGGGCGGCTCGGAGTGGATGGCTGGCTGGACGTTGTTCTTCTGGGCGTTCTGGCTTGCCTGGGGGCCGTTTGTGGGCCTGTTCCTGGCCCGTATCTCACGCGGGCGGACGCTGCGGGAGTTCGTCATCGCAGCCATCACCGCCCCGGTGCTGTGTGACTTCCTGATCGTGAGCATCTTCGGCAACAGCGCCATGCACGAGGTCCTCAGCGGGAATACCGAGTTCGCTCAGCTGGCCATCGACAGCCCGGAACAGGGCTGGTATGCGCTGTTGGGTATGTTCCCCGGCGCCGGTTTCCTGATCGGGTTGGGGACGTTGTCCGGCGTACTGTTCTATCTCACCAGCGCCAACTCCGGCGCCATGGTGATGTCCAATTTCTCCTCCACCATCCCGGATCCTTCGCAGGATGGGGCCAAATGGCTGCGCATCTTCTGGGCAGCGCTCACGGCGGTGCTGACCATCGCGATGCTGGTGGCTGGCGGCGTGACCACCATGGAGTACGCGACGCTGATCTTCGCCCTGCCGGTGACGATCATCGCCTGGCTGGTGATGGCTTCCTTCTCCAAGGCACTGCGGATGGAGCGGGCAGAGCGTGAGGGCCAGGTGCTACGCAGGCAGGCAATGGCGGTGCACGGAGGCCACGTGCGGGACCGCACCTGGCGCCAGCGGCTGGCAGGGATACGGTCCTACCCGTCGAAGAAAGAGGTGGCTCTGTTTATGGAAGGCACCGCACAACCGGCCCTGGCGGAACTGGTTGGGGAATTCATTGCTCAGGGACACCACGCCACCTTGGACATCGTCGCGAACGAACACCCCGGCATCTCCAGCTACGCGCTTTTGGTCACCATCCCGGACCACCGCGACTTCCTGTATCAGGTCCAGGCCGTGGAAGCCCCGGTGCCTATATTCGGCGGGCGCATGTCCCGTGAAACCGACGTCTACTATCGCGTGGAAGTCTTCGCCCAGACTGGCTCCGAGGGCTACGACCTGATGGGCGTAACTCACCAGCAAATGATCGACGACGTCCTGGACCGTTATGAGGCCCACCTGGGCTTCCTGACCTAA
- a CDS encoding FAD-binding monooxygenase gives MQFHHHGYVSGDPRVQSASGVGLDRPAELPDEVDVLIVGTGPAGMLTAAQLSRFPGVTTRIVERRPGRLVIGQADGIQARSVETFQAFGFAERIIAEAYRITEMAFWKPDPADHSRIARAARTPDDPTGISEFPHLIVNQARVLDYFAEYMANAPARMSPDYGYEFVSLEIGDGDYPVTVRLVHSSGPEEGQVRVVRARYVVGADGARSKVRESIGCTMSGDQAHHAWGVMDILAVTDFPDIRTKCAIQSGAGGSILLIPREGGHLFRMYVDLGEVVPEDHGAVRSTTIEQIIGHANTILHPYTLDVRNVAWHSVYEVAHRLTDRFDDVLPDQRGTRTPRVFITGDACHTHSAKAGQGMNVSLQDGFNLGWKLGHVLEGRSPASLLATYSAERQVVAKNLIDFDKEWSTMMAKKPEEFANPSELEDFYVSTAEFPAGFMTQYTPSMVTAEPVHQHLAAGFPIGKRFKSAPVVRVCDGNPMHLGHHATADGRWRIYVFADPAAPAAATSSVIDFAGWIANSPESPLAATPSGADRDAWFDVKVIYQQDHTNLDIGAVPAVFKPSVGPFQLTDYEKVYATDPAADIFELRGLDRGGVVVVVRPDQYVANVLPLGATAEFAAFFAPLLPRRENGEPSQEA, from the coding sequence GTGCAGTTCCACCACCACGGTTACGTATCCGGTGACCCGCGGGTCCAGTCAGCATCCGGCGTCGGTCTGGACCGGCCTGCCGAACTTCCCGACGAAGTGGACGTGCTCATCGTGGGCACGGGCCCCGCAGGCATGCTCACTGCGGCCCAGCTTTCCCGGTTCCCCGGCGTCACCACGCGCATCGTGGAGCGCCGCCCCGGGCGGCTTGTCATCGGCCAGGCGGACGGAATCCAGGCCCGCAGCGTCGAGACCTTCCAGGCGTTCGGTTTCGCGGAGCGCATCATCGCCGAGGCGTACCGCATCACCGAAATGGCGTTCTGGAAACCGGACCCCGCCGACCATTCCCGGATCGCCCGCGCGGCCCGCACGCCGGACGACCCTACGGGCATCAGCGAGTTCCCGCACCTGATCGTCAACCAGGCCCGTGTGCTGGACTACTTCGCCGAATACATGGCCAACGCGCCAGCGCGGATGTCGCCCGACTACGGCTATGAATTCGTCAGCCTCGAAATTGGCGACGGCGACTACCCTGTCACGGTGAGGCTCGTCCACAGTTCAGGCCCTGAGGAGGGCCAGGTGCGGGTGGTCCGCGCCAGGTACGTCGTAGGCGCGGACGGCGCCCGCAGCAAGGTGCGCGAATCGATCGGCTGCACCATGTCCGGTGACCAGGCCCATCACGCGTGGGGAGTTATGGACATCCTCGCCGTCACCGACTTCCCCGACATCCGCACAAAATGCGCCATCCAGTCCGGTGCGGGCGGCAGCATCCTGCTGATCCCACGCGAAGGCGGCCACCTCTTCCGCATGTACGTTGACCTCGGCGAGGTCGTGCCGGAGGACCACGGGGCGGTGCGCAGCACCACCATCGAGCAGATCATCGGCCACGCGAACACCATCCTGCACCCGTACACCCTGGACGTCCGCAACGTCGCCTGGCACAGCGTGTATGAGGTCGCCCACCGCCTCACGGACAGGTTCGACGACGTCCTGCCGGACCAGCGCGGGACGCGCACACCCCGCGTGTTCATCACCGGCGATGCGTGCCACACGCACAGCGCCAAGGCCGGCCAGGGCATGAATGTCTCCCTGCAGGACGGTTTCAACCTCGGCTGGAAGCTCGGACATGTGCTCGAAGGCCGCAGCCCGGCAAGCCTGCTGGCCACCTACTCGGCGGAGCGCCAGGTGGTGGCCAAGAACCTGATCGACTTCGACAAAGAGTGGTCCACCATGATGGCGAAGAAGCCCGAGGAGTTTGCGAACCCCTCCGAGCTTGAGGACTTCTACGTCAGCACGGCCGAGTTCCCCGCGGGCTTTATGACCCAGTACACGCCGTCGATGGTCACCGCAGAACCGGTGCACCAGCACCTGGCCGCCGGCTTCCCCATCGGCAAACGGTTCAAGTCCGCGCCAGTGGTGCGGGTATGCGACGGCAACCCGATGCATCTCGGCCACCACGCCACGGCGGACGGCCGGTGGCGCATCTACGTCTTCGCCGACCCGGCAGCACCCGCTGCGGCGACGTCATCCGTCATCGACTTTGCCGGGTGGATCGCGAACTCGCCCGAATCGCCGCTGGCCGCGACGCCGTCGGGCGCTGACCGGGACGCGTGGTTCGACGTGAAGGTCATCTACCAGCAGGACCACACAAACCTTGATATCGGTGCTGTCCCGGCGGTGTTCAAGCCGTCAGTCGGGCCGTTCCAGCTGACGGACTACGAGAAGGTCTACGCCACCGATCCCGCAGCTGACATCTTCGAGCTCCGCGGCCTGGACCGCGGCGGCGTGGTTGTGGTGGTGCGGCCTGACCAGTACGTGGCCAACGTCCTGCCGTTGGGCGCGACGGCGGAATTCGCCGCGTTTTTCGCCCCGCTCCTCCCGCGCCGTGAGAACGGGGAGCCGTCCCAGGAGGCATGA
- the urtE gene encoding urea ABC transporter ATP-binding subunit UrtE, translating into MLEIENLQTGYGRTQVLSGVSVSVQEGAVVSVLGHNGAGKTTLLRAVVGLLKPMAGRISLDGEDISGLRPHQRVARGMAYVPQGQQSFGQLSVMENLQLIADGRRNGAERVAEALDMFPALRPLLARRAGLLSGGQRQQLAIARALITDPRLLILDEPTEGIQPNIVAEIEATIVKLSQRDGMSILLVEQHIGFALHAADSYYVLSAGRVSSAGAGGAASAANVRQAMLI; encoded by the coding sequence ATGCTCGAAATCGAAAATCTGCAGACCGGCTACGGCCGTACCCAGGTGCTGTCCGGGGTGAGCGTCAGCGTCCAGGAGGGAGCCGTCGTCTCCGTCCTGGGGCACAACGGCGCCGGCAAAACGACACTGCTCCGCGCCGTCGTCGGGCTCCTCAAACCCATGGCAGGACGAATCTCCCTGGACGGGGAGGATATCTCGGGCCTCCGCCCACACCAGCGCGTAGCGCGTGGAATGGCCTATGTACCGCAGGGCCAGCAGTCATTCGGGCAGCTGTCCGTTATGGAGAATCTGCAGCTCATCGCGGACGGACGCAGGAACGGGGCTGAACGCGTGGCCGAGGCCCTCGACATGTTTCCCGCGCTCCGGCCGCTGCTGGCACGTCGGGCCGGGCTCCTCTCGGGTGGCCAGCGGCAGCAATTGGCCATCGCCCGGGCGTTGATCACTGACCCGCGCCTCCTGATACTCGACGAACCCACCGAAGGTATCCAGCCAAACATTGTGGCCGAGATCGAAGCGACCATCGTCAAGCTGTCCCAGCGCGACGGCATGAGCATCCTCCTGGTGGAGCAGCACATCGGTTTTGCCCTCCATGCTGCGGACAGCTACTACGTCCTGTCGGCCGGACGGGTCTCCTCCGCAGGAGCCGGCGGCGCCGCATCGGCCGCCAACGTGCGGCAGGCGATGCTCATCTGA